One region of Macadamia integrifolia cultivar HAES 741 chromosome 11, SCU_Mint_v3, whole genome shotgun sequence genomic DNA includes:
- the LOC122093685 gene encoding uncharacterized protein LOC122093685 produces MNKLRNDYGSFKKLMETSGFGWNPVTKTCTVEDDGVWERHIKMIFGDSYACGDGDVGNAEDHVTFGEDDDLEVDPSLGAGGLASPEVGDVKGSIPTNTHSLIRPLMPLGRGGGLRILQGP; encoded by the exons atgAATAAACTAAGAAATGATTATGGTAGTTTCAAAAAGTTGATGGAAACATCTGGCTTCGGATGGAATCCAGTGACAAAGACTTGCACTGTAGAGGACGATGGCGTCTGGGAGAGACACATAAAG ATGATATTTGGGGATTCCTATGCATGTGGAGATGGAGATGTTGGTAACGCTGAGGATCATGTGACATTTGGTGAAGACGATGACTTGGAGGTTGACCCATCTCTTGGGGCTGGGGGATTGGCATCCCCTGAAGTTGGGGATGTTAAAGGAAGTATCCCAACTAATACCCACAGCTTGATAAGACCCCTAATGCCCTTAGGAAGAGGAGGAGGTCTACGGATCTTGCAAGGGCCATAA
- the LOC122092977 gene encoding serine/threonine-protein kinase-like protein ACR4 yields MGRLSYLLFKTLPASLFPYLFIYFSTQRPTSRESEKVSHGRIIAYDVVLALIATALVVLGILFFILFCRRRQVDSEENLPVKRCAHAYPLIEVDAATDGFNQRRVIGKGRLGTVYVAVMASGDVIAVKRINPWLVLSNPGFGFSSIVKSLSLAQHPHVVPIIGFSEAPGERIMIMEFMGMKSLDFYLHENSGSAPLLDWWRRFSIAAGVARGIEYLHEGMAPHVVHGSVKPSNVLFDMNFCPRVCDYGLSFLSSKERGGLVGYVDDEYWKEGGGVCKASDVYGFGVVLLELLSGRRCQEGLLVEWALPLIRAMRLVEVLDPRLVLPADMNHLARLAKVASACVGNTRKNRPTIVQVAIILNSLEMELSI; encoded by the coding sequence ATGGGCCGGTTGTCTTATCTCCTATTTAAGACCCTTCCAGCTTCCCTTTTCCCTTACCTCTTTATATACTTCTCAACACAAAGGCCTACCAGCAGAGAATCAGAAAAGGTGAGTCATGGCCGCATAATAGCATACGATGTGGTCTTAGCTCTTATTGCTACAGCTTTGGTAGTTCTTGgtatcctcttcttcatcttattTTGCAGGAGAAGACAAGTGGATTCAGAAGAAAATCTCCCTGTCAAGCGTTGTGCCCATGCTTACCCCTTAATTGAAGTCGACGCCGCCACGGACGGCTTCAACCAACGGCGAGTAATTGGAAAAGGTCGACTAGGAACAGTATATGTGGCAGTCATGGCCAGTGGGGATGTAATTGCTGTGAAACGGATCAATCCTTGGCTTGTTTTGAGCAATCCTGGCTTTGGGTTCTCATCAATAGTGAAGTCTCTTTCATTAGCTCAACATCCTCATGTTGTTCCCATCATTGGATTCTCAGAAGCTCCAGGAGAGAGAATTATGATCATGGAGTTCATGGGTATGAAGAGCTTGGACTTCTATCTACACGAAAACAGCGGCAGTGCTCCGCTTTTAGACTGGTGGCGCCGCTTCAGTATTGCAGCCGGGGTTGCAAGAGGAATTGAATACTTGCATGAAGGGATGGCACCCCATGTGGTACATGGAAGTGTGAAGCCTTCTAATGTCTTGTTTGATATGAATTTTTGTCCTAGAGTTTGTGACTATGGGTTATCTTTCTTGTCATCCAAAGAGAGGGGAGGCCTCGTGGGATATGTAGATGATGAGTATTGGAAGGAGGGAGGGGGAGTTTGTAAGGCAAGTGATGTTTATGGGTTTGGAGTTGTTTTATTGGAGCTTTTGAGTGGGAGGAGATGTCAAGAAGGGTTGCTTGTTGAGTGGGCATTGCCCTTGATTAGGGCTATGAGGCTTGTTGAAGTTTTGGACCCTAGACTTGTACTTCCTGCTGACATGAACCATTTAGCTAGATTAGCCAAGGTTGCTTCAGCTTGTGTTGGTAATACTAGAAAAAACAGACCCACCATTGTTCAAGTGGCAATTATTTTGAATAGTTTGGAGATGGAGTTGTCTATTTGA